One window from the genome of Candidatus Leptovillus gracilis encodes:
- a CDS encoding substrate-binding domain-containing protein yields MKTRWQLYLYLFLVLILAACGGQQGSEPTGADGSRTLLLATTTSTQDSGLLDDILPVFSEQYNVTVEVVAVGTGQALQLGIDGNADVVLVHARASEDEFMANGHGVRREDVMYNDFVIVGPPDDPAGIGGGQDAAAALAQLAAAQSPFVSRGDDSGTHSKEKAVWAAAGLEPAGDWYISAGQGMGAVLTMADELAAYTLTDRATYLARTLEGTKLVILVEGDPLLFNPYGVIAVNPNKGAHIQTDLANQFIDWLISAPTQELIGQFGVAEFGSPLFVPSAGS; encoded by the coding sequence ATGAAAACGAGATGGCAGCTTTACCTTTATTTGTTCCTGGTCCTCATCCTGGCCGCTTGTGGCGGACAACAGGGGAGCGAGCCAACCGGGGCAGATGGGTCGCGCACCCTCCTGCTGGCGACCACCACCAGCACGCAAGATTCCGGCCTGCTGGACGATATTCTGCCTGTGTTCAGCGAGCAGTACAACGTCACGGTGGAAGTGGTGGCCGTGGGGACCGGGCAGGCGCTGCAATTGGGGATTGATGGCAACGCCGATGTCGTCCTGGTTCACGCCCGCGCTAGCGAGGATGAATTTATGGCCAACGGCCACGGTGTGCGCCGCGAGGACGTGATGTATAACGATTTTGTTATCGTCGGGCCGCCGGATGATCCGGCGGGCATTGGCGGCGGGCAGGACGCGGCGGCGGCGCTGGCGCAGTTGGCCGCGGCTCAGTCCCCGTTCGTTTCGCGCGGTGACGATTCCGGCACGCACAGCAAAGAGAAGGCTGTCTGGGCGGCGGCCGGGCTGGAACCGGCCGGCGATTGGTACATTTCGGCCGGGCAGGGCATGGGGGCGGTGCTGACGATGGCCGATGAATTGGCCGCCTATACCCTGACAGACCGGGCAACGTATCTGGCGCGTACTCTGGAGGGCACGAAACTCGTTATCCTGGTGGAAGGGGACCCGCTGCTGTTTAATCCCTATGGCGTGATAGCCGTCAACCCAAACAAGGGGGCGCACATTCAGACCGATCTGGCGAATCAGTTCATTGATTGGTTAATTTCAGCGCCGACGCAGGAGCTGATCGGGCAGTTTGGCGTGGCCGAGTTTGGCAGCCCGCTGTTTGTGCCCAGCGCGGGATCGTAG
- a CDS encoding phosphate ABC transporter ATP-binding protein, whose amino-acid sequence MNEIVYELENVRQAYGGRTVLDVDRLSVRRGEVLALVGPSGAGKSTLLRLLNFLETPVNGRFLFQNTPFSADQPMPLALSRRVTTVFQRPFLLSRSVQANVTYGLRLRGRRDGQNRVAAALEQVGLLPLARQPARTLSGGEAQRVALARAIVLEPEVLLLDEPTANLDPYNVRLIEEIVGRLNQERSTTLVLVTHNIFQAKRLATRVGFLLDGRLVETAAANTFFNHPADPRTQAFVAGEMVY is encoded by the coding sequence ATGAACGAGATTGTGTACGAGCTGGAAAACGTGCGCCAGGCATATGGCGGACGCACGGTGCTGGACGTGGACCGGCTGTCTGTCCGGCGCGGCGAGGTGCTGGCTCTGGTCGGGCCGAGCGGCGCGGGCAAAAGCACGCTGCTGCGCCTGTTGAATTTTTTAGAAACGCCGGTAAACGGCCGTTTCCTCTTCCAAAACACCCCGTTTAGCGCCGACCAGCCTATGCCGTTAGCCCTCAGCCGCCGGGTGACAACGGTGTTCCAACGGCCGTTCCTCCTCAGTCGCAGCGTGCAGGCCAACGTGACCTATGGGCTGCGTTTGCGCGGCCGGCGCGATGGGCAAAATCGCGTGGCCGCCGCCCTGGAACAGGTCGGTTTGCTGCCGTTGGCCCGGCAGCCGGCCCGAACCCTCTCCGGCGGTGAGGCGCAGCGGGTCGCCCTGGCGCGGGCCATCGTCCTGGAGCCGGAAGTGCTGCTGCTCGATGAGCCGACGGCCAACCTGGACCCATACAACGTGCGCCTGATCGAAGAGATTGTGGGGCGGTTGAACCAGGAGCGATCCACGACACTCGTCTTGGTAACGCACAATATCTTCCAGGCAAAGCGGCTGGCGACACGAGTGGGTTTTTTGTTGGATGGGCGGTTGGTGGAAACGGCCGCTGCCAACACCTTCTTCAACCATCCCGCCGACCCGCGCACCCAGGCATTTGTCGCCGGCGAGATGGTTTATTAA
- a CDS encoding ABC transporter permease has product MIARDPALWEIVRLSLYVSGVALFISTLIGIPLGAWIGLSRFPGRGLLMALLYTGMGFPPVVIGLFVYLTLSRSGPVGGLNSSLIPALFTPGAMVIAQTIIAFPLVAGFTMAAVLGVDPNIRQQVRALGATRWQATLAVLAEARVGVLVSVIAGFGGIISEVGAVMLVGGNIEGKTRVLTTAIVLETRKGNFDLAIALGLILLGLTFLANLLMLQLQGRTTAE; this is encoded by the coding sequence ATGATCGCCCGCGACCCGGCGTTGTGGGAGATTGTGCGGCTTTCCTTGTACGTCTCCGGCGTCGCCCTGTTCATCAGCACCCTGATCGGCATCCCGTTGGGGGCGTGGATTGGGTTGAGCCGTTTCCCCGGCCGCGGGCTGCTGATGGCGCTGCTCTATACCGGCATGGGATTCCCACCGGTGGTCATCGGCCTCTTTGTCTACCTGACACTTTCGCGCAGCGGGCCAGTGGGCGGGCTAAACAGCAGCCTCATCCCGGCGCTCTTCACACCGGGGGCGATGGTCATCGCCCAGACCATTATCGCCTTTCCCCTGGTAGCCGGTTTTACGATGGCCGCCGTGTTAGGCGTGGACCCAAACATCCGCCAGCAGGTGCGGGCATTGGGCGCCACCCGCTGGCAGGCGACGCTGGCTGTTTTGGCCGAGGCACGGGTGGGAGTGCTGGTTTCGGTGATCGCCGGGTTTGGCGGCATCATCTCCGAAGTGGGGGCGGTGATGCTGGTAGGCGGCAACATCGAGGGTAAGACACGGGTGCTAACGACGGCTATCGTCCTGGAGACGCGCAAGGGGAACTTTGACCTGGCCATCGCCCTGGGCCTCATTTTGTTGGGGCTGACTTTTTTGGCTAATTTGCTGATGCTGCAGTTACAAGGACGCACGACAGCGGAGTAG
- a CDS encoding GntR family transcriptional regulator, whose protein sequence is MQQTAAHLYQEIAEAIRRQIAEGELPPGERLPPVRTLARQWNCTPGTVSRAYALLAAEGLVNGHRGGGTRVAQQPLPGERPFLQWAAFIHRAEQFLLEGLAQGYSPAQAQVALSLAAGRWQALQEKGVVVETAVPTHELRFVGSHDLAVDLLARQLAEAQPGAHMALRYAGSLGGLLALARGEADVAGVHLWDEASGDYNLPFVSRMFPGQRVALITLAYRSLGLLLPPENPLAISGLADLTQQGTRWMNRQGGSGTRVWLDAQLRALNIAPEAIAGYEQETPTHLGVAQAIADGRANAGLAIHAAAAAYGLAFVPLTQEVYQLVVPEVVWETAVCQTLFAILQTDAYKALLHTLGGYDSRATGEVVWI, encoded by the coding sequence ATGCAACAAACAGCGGCTCATCTTTATCAGGAAATCGCGGAGGCGATCCGGCGACAAATTGCCGAGGGCGAACTGCCGCCGGGTGAACGGCTGCCGCCGGTACGCACTCTGGCCCGGCAGTGGAACTGCACGCCGGGCACAGTCAGCCGCGCCTATGCTTTGCTGGCGGCGGAAGGGTTGGTGAACGGCCATCGGGGCGGCGGTACGCGAGTGGCGCAACAGCCGCTGCCGGGCGAACGGCCGTTTCTGCAATGGGCCGCCTTCATCCACCGCGCCGAACAATTTTTGCTAGAAGGGTTGGCGCAGGGATACAGCCCGGCGCAAGCGCAAGTTGCCCTGTCGCTGGCGGCCGGGCGCTGGCAGGCGCTGCAAGAAAAGGGAGTGGTGGTGGAAACGGCCGTTCCCACCCACGAACTGCGTTTTGTTGGCAGCCACGATCTGGCGGTAGATTTGCTGGCCCGGCAGTTGGCCGAGGCGCAGCCAGGGGCGCATATGGCGCTGCGCTACGCCGGCAGCCTGGGTGGACTGCTCGCCCTGGCGCGGGGCGAAGCCGATGTGGCTGGGGTCCACCTTTGGGACGAGGCCAGCGGCGACTACAACCTCCCGTTCGTCAGCCGTATGTTTCCCGGCCAGCGCGTCGCGCTCATCACCCTGGCCTATCGCTCATTGGGGCTGCTGCTGCCGCCGGAAAATCCCCTGGCCATCAGCGGTCTGGCCGACCTGACGCAGCAGGGTACGCGCTGGATGAACCGGCAGGGGGGCAGCGGCACGCGCGTCTGGCTGGATGCTCAACTGCGCGCCCTAAACATCGCGCCGGAAGCAATCGCCGGCTACGAGCAGGAGACGCCGACCCATTTAGGCGTGGCTCAGGCTATCGCCGACGGCCGGGCCAACGCTGGTCTGGCTATTCACGCCGCCGCCGCCGCCTATGGGCTGGCCTTTGTGCCGCTGACCCAGGAAGTGTATCAACTGGTGGTTCCAGAGGTGGTGTGGGAAACGGCCGTTTGCCAGACCCTCTTCGCCATCCTCCAAACCGACGCCTACAAAGCGCTGCTCCACACTCTGGGCGGCTACGACAGCCGCGCCACCGGCGAAGTGGTATGGATTTGA
- a CDS encoding M20/M25/M40 family metallo-hydrolase, whose protein sequence is MKPQFLFILLLSLFIIGVAGLGPAQATTAAAERVLAYAPLPAEQAALPETVTIYAHVNGRSGPALILGADPEALATSGLQAQILESIPARATYYLAYPRPNQKEAELDWTAVDQVLLREAEWRLVRATPEAAESLAAQGIQLQQVTFDPKPLPGATAVLRAPAVVEPDPIIQSMVASVNSSTVYQYDGDLSGEWPVTIGGSPYTLVSRHTNSGTPIQKATQFVGEHFTDLGLAVEYHQWGGATYPNVIGQITGLTDPDTIYILSAHLDDMPSGPLAPGADDNASGVVAAMIAADILSQYQWGCTVRFGLWTGEEQGLNGSAAYAQRAFNSGENIAGVLNLDMIAWNTPNSSRDIDLHASSSLPATLAQAQLFVDVINAYGFDLIPTITPNGSGASDHASFWQYGYPAILGIEDFGDFNPYYHSVSDRLSTLDMSYFTEFVRASLATFVHMTGCLVYDGVGAVDGHVTAQGSGDPIAAANIALQSPAGQTFAAASDASGYYTRTLLADTYTMTVQAYGYLPVTIPDVTIVTNTVTTQDVVLTAASSFTVSGTVVSLDSGLPLAAQIEFVDTPVSVMSNPTTGVYQAALPAGDYTMRVTAVGYQPTERAITLDQNQTQDFYLASRPCVLLVDDDNDSPDVRPYYTAALDALGVSYDVFNAGSGNGPSLDEMTGYQAIIWFSGDKYGTAGPNSADEANLAAYLDAGGRLFLSSQDYLYDMGLTPFGQNYLGIGSFSNDAGNATTKYGVPGDPIGDGLGPYPLSYPTNFTDYGDIVNSGSGASLAFRSSAAGGNGLDVDKASDSWKTLFFGTSWVAVVHANAANGQALLQRILDWFGGCDCQPAIIHDVTTTINACVVDFTPVYGGEAPFTWDWNFPLGNPMTSQSETPSGIDFGHTGAYSYTVTAVNCDGACSDTLVGEVTVQCDVCEPVTAVQLSQTTTTTLYAGDTTGFAVELLPVTAAAPYTYTVSISGTAVITAQTTGSNPFTFDHTFTEPGVYPVLVEVWNCDLASPVSAALTVTILPVTERYKIYLPAVAKE, encoded by the coding sequence ATGAAACCCCAGTTTTTATTTATTCTATTATTGAGTCTGTTTATTATTGGCGTGGCGGGACTTGGCCCAGCCCAGGCCACCACCGCCGCCGCAGAGCGGGTATTGGCCTATGCCCCCCTGCCCGCGGAGCAGGCGGCTCTGCCGGAAACAGTGACCATTTACGCCCATGTGAACGGCCGTTCCGGGCCAGCTCTCATCTTGGGCGCAGACCCGGAGGCGTTAGCGACTTCTGGCCTGCAAGCCCAAATCCTGGAATCTATCCCGGCGCGCGCCACTTATTACCTGGCTTATCCCCGTCCTAACCAAAAAGAGGCGGAACTGGATTGGACGGCCGTTGACCAGGTGCTGCTCCGCGAAGCGGAATGGCGCCTGGTACGGGCCACGCCGGAAGCAGCCGAAAGCCTGGCGGCGCAAGGGATACAGCTTCAGCAAGTTACTTTCGACCCCAAACCGCTGCCGGGGGCAACGGCCGTACTCCGCGCACCGGCCGTCGTCGAACCCGACCCCATCATTCAAAGCATGGTCGCCAGCGTGAACAGCAGCACCGTCTACCAGTACGATGGCGACCTGAGCGGCGAATGGCCGGTGACCATCGGTGGTTCGCCCTATACCCTGGTCAGCCGCCACACCAACAGCGGCACGCCCATTCAAAAAGCCACCCAATTTGTCGGCGAGCATTTCACCGATTTAGGGCTGGCGGTGGAATACCACCAGTGGGGTGGGGCCACCTACCCCAACGTCATCGGCCAGATTACCGGCCTGACCGACCCCGACACCATCTACATCCTCTCCGCCCACCTGGACGACATGCCCTCCGGCCCGTTGGCCCCCGGCGCCGACGACAACGCCAGCGGCGTAGTCGCGGCCATGATCGCCGCCGACATCCTCAGCCAGTATCAATGGGGCTGTACGGTGCGCTTTGGTCTGTGGACCGGCGAAGAGCAGGGGCTTAACGGCAGCGCCGCCTACGCCCAACGCGCCTTCAACAGCGGCGAGAATATCGCCGGAGTGCTGAATCTAGACATGATCGCCTGGAACACGCCCAACAGCAGCCGCGACATTGACCTGCACGCCAGCAGCAGCCTGCCGGCAACCCTGGCTCAGGCGCAGTTGTTCGTAGACGTGATAAACGCCTATGGCTTTGACCTGATTCCGACTATCACTCCTAACGGCAGCGGCGCCAGTGATCACGCTTCCTTCTGGCAGTATGGGTATCCGGCCATTTTGGGCATTGAAGATTTCGGCGACTTCAACCCCTATTACCACAGCGTCAGTGACCGTCTCAGCACTCTGGACATGAGCTACTTCACTGAATTTGTCCGGGCCAGTCTGGCAACTTTTGTCCACATGACCGGCTGTCTGGTTTATGATGGCGTGGGCGCGGTAGACGGGCATGTCACCGCACAAGGCAGCGGCGACCCAATTGCCGCGGCGAACATTGCCCTGCAATCGCCCGCCGGGCAGACTTTCGCCGCTGCCAGCGACGCCAGCGGGTACTACACCCGCACCCTGTTAGCCGATACTTACACCATGACGGTGCAGGCGTATGGCTATCTGCCGGTCACGATACCGGATGTGACCATCGTTACCAACACGGTGACGACGCAAGACGTAGTCCTGACGGCCGCGTCCTCGTTCACGGTGTCGGGAACGGTGGTATCGCTGGATTCTGGCCTGCCGCTGGCGGCGCAGATTGAATTTGTGGACACGCCGGTGAGCGTGATGAGCAATCCCACGACCGGTGTTTACCAGGCGGCGCTGCCGGCGGGCGACTATACGATGCGGGTAACGGCCGTTGGCTATCAACCCACCGAACGCGCCATCACCCTGGACCAAAACCAGACCCAGGATTTCTATCTGGCGTCACGGCCGTGTGTGCTGCTGGTGGACGATGACAACGACAGCCCGGATGTACGGCCGTATTACACCGCCGCCCTGGACGCTCTCGGCGTTAGCTACGATGTGTTCAACGCCGGCAGTGGCAATGGCCCTTCGCTGGACGAGATGACCGGTTATCAGGCCATCATCTGGTTCAGCGGCGACAAGTACGGCACGGCCGGCCCAAACAGCGCCGACGAAGCCAATCTGGCCGCCTATCTGGATGCGGGCGGCCGGCTCTTCCTCTCCAGCCAGGATTATCTCTACGACATGGGCCTGACCCCGTTTGGACAGAACTATTTGGGCATTGGCTCTTTCAGCAACGATGCGGGCAACGCCACGACAAAATATGGGGTCCCCGGCGACCCCATTGGCGATGGCCTGGGGCCTTATCCTCTGAGTTACCCGACTAACTTCACCGACTATGGCGATATTGTCAACAGCGGCAGCGGCGCTTCGCTGGCTTTCCGCAGCAGCGCCGCCGGAGGCAATGGCCTGGACGTGGACAAGGCGAGCGACAGTTGGAAAACACTCTTTTTTGGCACGTCCTGGGTGGCTGTGGTCCATGCCAATGCCGCCAACGGCCAGGCGCTGCTCCAGCGCATCCTCGACTGGTTCGGCGGCTGCGACTGCCAACCGGCCATTATCCACGATGTAACCACCACCATCAATGCCTGTGTGGTAGATTTTACGCCGGTCTATGGTGGTGAAGCGCCCTTCACCTGGGATTGGAACTTCCCGCTGGGCAATCCGATGACCAGCCAGAGCGAAACGCCCAGCGGCATAGATTTTGGACATACCGGCGCGTATTCGTATACGGTAACGGCCGTTAACTGCGATGGGGCGTGCAGCGACACGCTTGTCGGCGAGGTGACGGTGCAGTGTGACGTGTGCGAACCGGTAACGGCCGTGCAGCTTAGCCAGACCACCACAACCACGTTATACGCCGGCGACACGACCGGGTTTGCGGTGGAACTGCTGCCAGTGACGGCCGCTGCTCCCTATACTTACACTGTTTCAATCAGTGGTACGGCCGTTATCACCGCCCAAACCACCGGCAGCAATCCTTTTACCTTCGACCACACCTTTACCGAGCCGGGCGTTTACCCGGTGCTGGTGGAAGTGTGGAACTGCGACCTGGCGTCGCCGGTCAGCGCTGCGCTGACGGTGACCATTTTACCGGTCACAGAACGGTATAAAATCTATCTACCGGCCGTCGCCAAAGAATAG
- a CDS encoding tetratricopeptide repeat protein: MVIKRTPPRYPRQGPSCLLVLFVIFGVAMGMFVIVNRDEVRDVIIPTPTPQPTRSATEYALLADLNERDGDLLKAVEFYGNAVRLDATKPEFFIRLINLLVNTRQPERALQVAEQATVLAPENDAVWTAAASAHVANGDRLLDLGDPTGAALQYAQAVQVAEKAIAINPQNADAYAYAAAGLVLPNDPNRFSRAQEMADLAVALEPENPLARYYMATVLVYQGYYDAARENYLLGLQYAPNDPDLYYGLAYNFFGTGNIPEAILSFEQAITADPEYAAAYDGLAYMYCNWGRTHWRNKMHWSLSG, translated from the coding sequence ATGGTTATTAAACGAACACCACCACGCTATCCGCGCCAGGGGCCATCTTGCCTGCTGGTTCTGTTTGTCATCTTTGGCGTTGCCATGGGTATGTTTGTCATTGTGAACCGTGACGAAGTGCGCGACGTAATCATCCCCACGCCGACGCCACAACCCACCCGCTCCGCCACCGAATACGCTTTGTTGGCCGACCTGAACGAACGGGATGGCGATCTGCTCAAGGCCGTAGAATTTTATGGCAACGCCGTCCGCCTGGATGCGACCAAACCGGAGTTCTTTATCCGCCTGATCAACCTCCTGGTCAACACCCGACAGCCGGAGCGCGCCCTACAAGTGGCCGAACAGGCGACCGTCCTGGCCCCTGAAAATGATGCCGTGTGGACGGCCGCCGCCTCGGCCCACGTTGCCAATGGTGACCGTCTGCTGGATTTGGGCGATCCCACCGGGGCGGCGCTGCAGTATGCTCAGGCAGTGCAGGTGGCCGAAAAGGCCATTGCCATCAACCCCCAAAATGCCGACGCTTATGCCTACGCCGCTGCCGGGCTGGTACTGCCTAACGATCCCAACCGCTTTAGCCGCGCCCAGGAAATGGCCGACCTGGCTGTTGCGTTGGAACCGGAAAACCCATTGGCGCGCTATTACATGGCGACGGTGCTGGTGTATCAGGGGTATTACGATGCCGCGCGTGAAAATTACCTCTTGGGTCTGCAATACGCGCCCAACGACCCGGACTTGTATTATGGTCTGGCTTACAATTTTTTCGGCACAGGCAATATCCCTGAAGCAATTCTCAGTTTTGAGCAGGCAATCACTGCCGATCCTGAATATGCCGCTGCTTATGATGGATTGGCCTATATGTATTGCAATTGGGGCAGGACCCACTGGCGGAACAAAATGCACTGGAGTCTGTCCGGTTAA
- a CDS encoding tetratricopeptide repeat protein, with the protein MARAHGRLGEAYFRQSNYSNAITSLERAVSLYGKATDLNARFFLMLGNAYIRDSLDNCAKAVPLFEQVVVVSLAWRETAAAGIEECRRALPGG; encoded by the coding sequence GTGGCGCGGGCGCACGGCCGTTTGGGCGAGGCCTATTTCCGCCAATCCAACTACTCGAACGCCATTACATCATTGGAACGCGCCGTTTCCCTCTATGGCAAAGCAACTGATCTAAACGCCCGCTTCTTCTTGATGCTGGGCAACGCCTACATCCGCGACAGCCTCGATAACTGCGCCAAGGCCGTTCCTTTGTTTGAACAAGTCGTTGTGGTCAGCCTTGCCTGGCGCGAGACAGCCGCTGCCGGCATCGAAGAATGCCGCCGCGCCCTGCCCGGTGGTTGA
- the groES gene encoding co-chaperone GroES yields the protein MSLNIKPLADRLVVEPKEREEVTPSGLVLPETAKEKPQEGEVIAVGPGRRDDDGKRIKMDVKLGDRVLYAKYGGTEIKIDGKKLLILKESDVLAIIE from the coding sequence ATGTCCCTGAACATAAAACCGCTTGCCGACCGCTTGGTTGTTGAGCCAAAAGAACGCGAAGAAGTAACCCCATCAGGCCTGGTCCTGCCGGAAACCGCCAAAGAGAAGCCCCAGGAAGGGGAAGTCATCGCCGTCGGTCCCGGCCGTCGTGATGACGATGGCAAACGCATCAAGATGGATGTCAAATTGGGCGACCGCGTTCTGTACGCCAAATACGGCGGCACAGAAATCAAAATAGATGGCAAAAAACTGCTCATCCTCAAAGAATCTGACGTTTTGGCAATTATCGAGTAA
- the groL gene encoding chaperonin GroEL (60 kDa chaperone family; promotes refolding of misfolded polypeptides especially under stressful conditions; forms two stacked rings of heptamers to form a barrel-shaped 14mer; ends can be capped by GroES; misfolded proteins enter the barrel where they are refolded when GroES binds), which produces MAKQLIFSEDARRKLKKGIDTVANAVSTTLGPKGRNVAIDKKFGAPTITHDGVTVAKEIELEDPFENMGAQLFKEAAIKTNDIAGDGTTTATVLAQHMVHEGLKNVAAGANPMLLKQGIEAGTAALAARIREMAVTIDSVDDIASVASISAQDPAIGSLIAEVMDKVGKDGVITVEESRGLEFETEYVEGMQFDRGYISPYFVTDAETMEAIVEDAYILIHDKKISSAQDIVPILEKLVQIGKKNLVVIAEDIDGEALATLVLNKLRGMINALAVKAPGFGDRRKAMLQDIAVLTGGEVITEEMGRKLESVQLKDLGRAAKIVASKDETTVVDGAGDETLIKSRVEQIKVEIDRSTSDYDREKLQERLAKLAGGVAIIRVGAATEVELKEKKHRVEDALSATRAAVEEGIVPGGGVALLNALSALDDVVVPAGDQTTGVGILRQALLAPMRKLAENAGMNGDVIIQNVRREQAEKGDSKIGYNVLTDEYVNMLKAGIIDPAKVTRGAVENAASIASMILTTEALITDIPEKEAPMPAGGPGGGMGGMDF; this is translated from the coding sequence ATGGCTAAACAACTTATTTTTTCCGAAGATGCCCGTCGCAAACTAAAGAAAGGCATTGATACCGTAGCAAATGCCGTTTCCACAACTCTCGGTCCGAAGGGCCGCAATGTGGCAATTGACAAAAAATTCGGCGCGCCGACCATCACCCACGATGGCGTGACCGTAGCCAAAGAAATCGAACTGGAAGACCCCTTTGAAAATATGGGCGCCCAGTTGTTCAAAGAAGCAGCGATTAAAACCAACGACATCGCCGGTGATGGGACCACCACCGCCACTGTTTTGGCCCAACACATGGTCCACGAAGGTCTGAAAAACGTGGCCGCCGGGGCCAACCCCATGCTGTTAAAACAAGGTATCGAAGCCGGAACGGCCGCTTTAGCCGCCCGTATTCGAGAAATGGCTGTCACCATTGACAGCGTAGACGACATCGCTTCCGTCGCTTCCATTTCGGCGCAAGATCCAGCCATCGGCAGCCTCATTGCTGAGGTGATGGATAAGGTCGGTAAAGATGGCGTCATCACCGTGGAAGAGTCGCGCGGTCTGGAATTTGAGACTGAATACGTCGAAGGTATGCAGTTCGACCGTGGTTACATCAGCCCCTATTTCGTCACCGACGCCGAAACCATGGAAGCCATCGTCGAGGACGCTTATATTCTGATTCACGACAAGAAAATCAGCTCGGCCCAAGACATCGTGCCGATTTTGGAAAAATTGGTCCAGATTGGCAAGAAAAATCTGGTTGTTATCGCCGAAGATATAGACGGCGAAGCGCTGGCGACGCTGGTGCTGAACAAACTGCGCGGCATGATTAACGCCCTGGCCGTGAAGGCCCCTGGTTTCGGCGACCGTCGCAAGGCGATGCTGCAAGACATTGCCGTCCTGACCGGCGGCGAAGTTATCACCGAAGAAATGGGTCGCAAGTTGGAAAGCGTGCAGTTGAAAGACCTGGGTCGGGCAGCGAAAATCGTCGCCTCCAAAGACGAGACCACCGTTGTGGATGGCGCCGGCGACGAAACGCTGATCAAATCTCGCGTTGAGCAGATCAAAGTGGAGATTGACCGCAGCACGTCTGATTATGACCGTGAAAAACTGCAAGAACGTCTGGCCAAATTGGCCGGTGGTGTGGCCATCATTCGCGTGGGTGCGGCGACCGAGGTGGAGCTGAAAGAAAAGAAACACCGCGTGGAAGATGCTCTCAGCGCGACGCGCGCGGCCGTGGAAGAAGGCATTGTCCCTGGTGGTGGCGTAGCGTTGTTGAACGCGCTGTCGGCGTTGGACGATGTGGTCGTGCCGGCTGGCGACCAGACGACGGGTGTGGGCATTTTGCGCCAGGCTTTACTGGCCCCGATGCGTAAACTGGCCGAGAACGCGGGCATGAATGGCGACGTGATCATTCAGAACGTGCGCCGTGAACAGGCGGAAAAGGGCGACAGCAAGATTGGCTATAACGTCCTGACCGACGAATACGTGAATATGCTGAAAGCAGGCATTATTGATCCGGCCAAAGTAACCCGCGGCGCGGTGGAAAATGCGGCCAGCATCGCCTCCATGATTCTGACGACCGAAGCCTTGATCACGGACATTCCTGAGAAGGAAGCTCCGATGCCGGCCGGTGGACCTGGCGGCGGCATGGGCGGCATGGATTTCTAA
- a CDS encoding tetratricopeptide repeat protein: MGEQLVNQLLAALAKMTWPENPAATPQGRVTYEIGLDKVEGYSGDPRTLAEAIRIFRSGGSAAYAYAGVAYVLLAAAQEPDGSYAPLGLDVAMAWLEKAQALEPDVVMINMIEALVYVYHGRFPDARMVLDYLHDQEPDNYHVHLAEVAYWMQQGDVENTAAAVATAVSISHTPPQRLRLRARLADFYLEADKLDEALEIYKESVHFEPQNALLWHKVSQVYFQKGQLDEAERANQQSLRLGSLPAAQQMTERIKARRKGESGLLGGLFKR; this comes from the coding sequence ATGGGTGAACAATTGGTAAATCAGCTTCTTGCGGCGCTGGCAAAGATGACCTGGCCGGAGAACCCGGCGGCGACGCCACAAGGCCGGGTGACGTATGAAATTGGCCTGGATAAGGTGGAAGGTTATTCCGGTGATCCGCGCACGCTGGCGGAAGCGATCCGCATTTTCCGGTCTGGTGGGTCGGCGGCGTATGCGTATGCGGGGGTGGCCTATGTGCTGCTGGCGGCGGCGCAGGAGCCGGATGGGTCTTATGCGCCGCTGGGCCTGGACGTGGCGATGGCCTGGCTAGAGAAAGCGCAGGCGTTGGAGCCGGACGTGGTGATGATTAACATGATTGAGGCGTTGGTGTATGTGTATCACGGCCGTTTCCCAGACGCCCGCATGGTTTTAGATTACCTCCACGACCAAGAACCGGACAATTACCACGTTCACCTGGCCGAAGTGGCCTATTGGATGCAGCAGGGTGATGTGGAAAATACGGCAGCGGCGGTGGCAACGGCCGTATCCATCTCCCATACCCCACCCCAACGGCTGCGCCTGCGCGCCCGGCTGGCCGATTTCTACCTGGAAGCCGACAAGCTGGATGAAGCGCTGGAAATCTACAAGGAATCGGTGCATTTTGAGCCACAAAATGCGCTGTTGTGGCATAAAGTCAGTCAGGTTTACTTCCAAAAAGGGCAGCTAGACGAAGCCGAACGGGCCAATCAACAATCGTTGCGCTTAGGCAGCTTGCCGGCGGCGCAGCAAATGACCGAGCGCATTAAAGCGCGGCGTAAAGGAGAATCGGGGTTGTTGGGTGGATTGTTTAAGCGGTAG